In the genome of Enterococcus sp. DIV2402, the window ATTTTCTCTGGAATATACCTTGAATCCAAATCATTAAAAATAATTAAATCCGCTGATGGTAGCACGTTGCTCGTAGTATCGTAACTAATAAATTGAAGGTCAATGTCGGATGGTAATTCTTCTTTAAGTTTTTCCTTAAAACGTTTAACACCTTTTCCTGATGTATTGTGGCCATAGCCGAATGGTGGACCACCATCTTGAACATTTATGGAATATATCCATAGTACTTTTTTCATGCTATCTCTCCTCATAATTTATATTTCAAAGCATATCGTTTTACTTTGATTTCATTAATTTATTTATAGTATAGTCTTTTTTATCTAAAGTTACGTAGTTTACTTGAATAGTTATTTTTTTGAATGATTTTATTCTCTTTATGAAACGTAACTTGATAGGTATATGTTTTTTGTTCTGCTATTTCTGAATGCTCATAAAAGTGAACGAATGTTTTTATTTAGTATCATTACGCTAGTCTCACCAGTCCTTAGATTTCACAATATAACTATAAATGATCTCATCATTTCTATTATATCAGTATTGATAGGTATCATTGGATATAAGCTAAATGTGTATACAATTAAAAAACAAGCTTATCTTACAATCAATTCCGACTATAAGAGAAGCTTGTTTTTAAGTTTTTTGCAACTAATTTTAATGATAAATGATGACCGTTTTTATCATGGTGTAACTAACTCTTGATTATAAAACTTACTTTTTTTTGCGAGCTCTAAATTGACTTTTTTAAAACCATCTCTCTCAATTAGGGTAGGCGTTGTTGAGGTTAAATCAGTTCCTAAGCCTAACCGGTTATTAGGGATAGTGACACCCATACTAGCTAAAATTGTTGGAAAATAATCAAAAGGAGCATAGGCACGTTGGGGCGTTTTGGCAGGCGTAGCACTATTTAAAATTAGATTGAATGTTGAACGCTGATAATCAGCAGGAATGTTATCAAAATAGTCTTTATCCATGCTTAAATGATCGCCTGTTAGCACGACAGTTGTATCTTTATAAAACGGTTGTGTTTGCATCCAACGTACAAATTCAGTCACTTGTTTTTGCGAATGAACAATCACATTGGCGTACTGGTTTTCATAAAGCTTCGGTGTTTCGTTACTTACATAGCCATTTGGAAAGTGCGTATCAATTGTTTGCATCGTCAAAGCAAAAGGTTCTTGACTTGCTGCCAAACGTGTTAATTCTTCTTTGGCAAAGCTAAATAATTTTTGATCTTCAAAGCCCCACCAAACGTAATAGTCTTCAGGAAGACGGTTGCTTTCTTTCGCTTGTTGATAATCGACTAAATGTGTATTGCCATGCGTTTGATAATAAGTTGCCATGCCACTAAAATTGGCAGGAGAGCCCATTAGTAATGTTTGTTGATAGTCTGCTTCGGCTAAAATATCACCCATAGTAGTTGCACCAGGTAAAAAGTAATCTTTTTTACCATAGGCATGGCTATCTGTTGCAATTTTGACTGGCAAACCGGCTGTCATATTTACAACAGCCGCCATTGTCCAACCTGAGCCATATGTTTGATAAGGTCCGCCAAATAATTCATCCTGAGAAAAATGCATGCCTTCTTGGGACAAAGCTGTTAAATCTGGCAGGAGGTTTTCTTCTGAATTCCCACCTAAAGAAGAATCTAAATAAGAGTTTTCCATAGATTCTAAGTAGATGTGTACCAAATTTCGTTTTTGTTTAGGAAAAGTCAATTTAACTGAATCAGGTGCAACATAATTATCCTCAATATAAGATGATTTCGAAGTTAGCGAATGGATAACTTCATCTAAGCGCAAGGTCGAAATGGCATAAATACTAGAGATAAATAATAGAAATGCGGCGATAACACCGCCAATTTTACGAATACGTCCATTTGGTAACGGCGTACGATATTTGTTTACGACATTGACAGGTGCCCATAAAAAAGTTAAAAAAATAACAGCACCAGTCACATATAATAAAATTTGTGTATCTACAACATCAATTAAAAGCTCATTGGCGGCACCATTTACAGGCGAGGTAAAATTAAACATAAACTGTTCCGGTGCGATGGAACCAAAGAAATGATGAAACCAATCGGTACCAATTAGCAAGAACCATCCAATCAAAAACATCGCTGAATCAATAATTAGCCAGTTTCGTTCAGCTTTGGTCCGTGGTTTTTTACATTCCTTCAAATGAGCGGAATGATAAATTTGATATTTCATAAATAAAAAAACTAACCCAATTACCATTGCAAATAAGACGTATTTCAAGCTAAAGGTGATTGTGTAAGTCTCATTTAGAAATAAATGATTTTTTTGTAAGATAAAACGTAATAAAAAGAGCGAAAATAAATTAATATATACGGTGTTTTGTAAAAATATGAATGTCTTATTTTTCCCATGCAAAGTGCTAGAACAACGTAATTCAGCTAAGGTTGTCAACGTACCTACAAGAAGAAAATTGATGAACATCATGATGTTGTAGATCCTTTCTAAAATGTATTGCTTTTGCTCCAAGAAATCTCTTTGAATTTTGATGAAACTGACCCGATTATATCAAGTTTTTTCTTTTTGTACAGTCTTTCTTTCAAAAATGAGAAAAAAGTAAGAAGATTATCAAAAAAATAGAAAAAAACATTGATTGGTAGCGATTTCCAAGTATTTTTGTCAAAAAATAAAAGGAAGCTGTAAAAGATTGTGGCTTGTTTTGAACTAAAAACAAGCTATTTAACGACTTGTTTTTTTTCATAAAAAATGGGTTAATAAGAAGATAGAAATTGTATCGATATAAAGGAGAAAACATGGAGATTACACTTGCACCATTTGTAGAAGAAGATAGTGAAGGATTGTGGTTGCTGGAAAAAATTTGGGATGAAACCAATACACCAGTTCCGCTTAATACAGAAGACTATGAGACGTTTAAGAAAAAATTAGCTGACCAACAGCTATTAGTTGCACACAAAGGTCAAGAAGTGGTAGGATCATTGTCGTATCACGTGATTGATACGATTCCTTCTCGCAATAAACAATGGATTTTTGGCATTGCAGTTAGTCCAACTGCGCAAGGTCAAGGTGTGGGACGTTTATTAATTGAAGAGCTGTTTCGTTTGGCGAGAAAAGCAGGAATCGCTAAACTTTCTTTACGAGTAATGGCGACGAATCCTGGGGCAATTACCTTTTATAAAAAAATGGGGTTTGAGCAAGAAGCGCATTACAAAAAAGAATTTTGGATAAATGATACTTGGGTTGATGATTTTCAATTTGCGTATTATCTATAAAAGAATTCGTAAGAAAGTATTCAAAATATTCACACTATTATCTTGAAATCTGTTACTATAAGAGAAATAGCAAAGGAGAGAAAGAATTTGAGTTTTAAAGCGTTAAGCCAACATATTAATTTAGATACAGTTAAATCAATTTCAAAACTAACTGAAGAGGAAGCAGCCAAAAAAGCTGCACGCGATGCAGAATTAAAAGCAGTCATGGAAGGAACAGACGACCGCTTTTTATTAGTTATTGGACCTTGTTCTGCAGATAATGAAGAAGCAGTTTTAGAATATGCAAGAAGATTAGCAAAATTACAAGAAGAAGTAAAAGATAAAATTTTCATCGTACAACGTGTGTATACAAATAAACCACGTACCAATGGCGATGGTTACAAAGGATTATTACACCAACAAGACCCATCAGGTGAAATTAACTTGGTTCGCGGAATGGTTGCAGTACGTAAAATGCACAAACGCGTCTTAACAGAAACAGGGTTAACAACTGCTGATGAAATGTTATATCCTGAAAATTTAGAGTTTATTGAAGACCTTGTTAGCTATCATGCGGTAGGAGCACGTTCAGTAGAAGACCAACAGCATCGTTTTGTAGCAAGTGGTATTGACCATCCAACCGGGTTAAAAAACCCAACAAGTGGCAATATTAACGTTTTATTTAATGCGTTGTATGCGAGCCAACAAAAACAAGAATTAATGTACAATGGGATGGAAGTAGAAACTAGTTCAAACCCATTAGCTCACGTTATTTTGCGTGGTGCTTTAAAAGAAAATGGAAGTGTTGTACCAAACTACCACTATGAAGATTTATTAAAAGTGATTGAAGCCTACAAAAAAGGCAATTACAAAAATCCATTTATTATGGTCGATACAAATCACGATAATTCTGGTAAAAAATATAATGAACAAATTCGTATTGTTCAAGAAGTTTTAACTAATCGTCAATGGAATGAAGAAATTAAACAATATGTTCGTGGGTTTATGATTGAAAGTTACCTAGAAGATGGTCGTCAAGAACCTGGTGAAGGAATCTTTGGTCAATCTATTACCGATCCTTGTCTAGGATGGGAAAAAACAGAAAAACTTGTCCGCTATATTGCTGAAAATGTTTAAAATAAAACAACCAGTCCAAAAATTTGGCTGGTTGTTTTTTGATAGAAAAACTCCACATAGTTAAACGTTTAATTGGAAAGTGATTTAAGTGTTTCACTCATTAATAATTCAAACTGACTCAGTGTGTTTCCAAAAAATAAACTAGGCGCAAATTCTTGAAAGGAACGGATCGAAGAGGAGTCACTGCTAATCGTTAGACGGGCAGATGAACTAACTAAAGAGTACCGAGCGTTTACAAAAGCAATCACCTCTAGATTACGTTCGGTAACCGTCTGCATCAATTCAATCAAGTGATGTATCTCTCCAGAATTAGAAATAACAATAAGTAACGTCTCATTTTCAACGGCTGTTTTCACAAGTTCTAAAGAATTGTGAGCGGATGCTTGAAATCCAGATGAATTTAAAGATTCCGCAAAGTAGTCCGCCAAATTTTGAGAAAAGCCAAAACCTAAAATTAAAATACGTTTGTCTTTATATGTAGTTAATAAATGGGTGAACTGTTGAATTTCACTTTCTGACACAAGTTGAAAAGAAGGCGGTGTTGGTGGTGTCAGCTCGTTTTGAAAGGAAAAAACTAAGTCATTGTAGCTGGCAAAACCAATTTTTTCTAACATATCTACAATAATTGTCGTGGAAGCATAGGCGTGCTCAGCGACCTCATGAATTCCTAGCTGGTTTAATCTTTGTTTATTTTCTTGCATATAACGCAAAACTTGCGCTTCTATTGGGGTTAATTGATATTTTTCAATCAGTATTTCAATATTCATTGTACGATCACCTTTATCTTGTTTGATAGGAGTATAATATAGAAAAACATAAAAAGAAATAGAACAGCATATTACATCTTCTTTAAAAAATGATTAAAGCTGTTTTAAACGGGCATAAAACTAGTTTTTAACATCGTATGACAATACTGTAAGCAAAATGTCAGTTCATTCACTCGCTAAAATTTTTCAAACCAACTACAATAAAGTTAGAAAGAGAGGCAAAGAGTCATGAGTAAATTAGCTAAATCACTTATTAGTTTCTTTGTATTATTGGTTGTGGCAGGTGGTGGATTCTTCTATTATATGATGGTACCAACTGCTTATTATACACAAATCAATGATAAAGGGACAGAAATCAAAGGTAGCTTTGATAATAAAGAAGAATATGTGCAATATGAATACAGTCAAGCAGGATATGATAAAGAAGGAAATGAAAAAACATTAGATTTCATGACGCATCCTGATTTAGGCAGACCTTTTAAGCAAGATGCTTACTTAAAAATTAACGTGACCCGCTTTAAAGGAGAAAATAGCTACGAAGAAGTACAAAAAGCAGAAGTTCCCCAAAAAGCCTTAGAAAAACTTGATGGAAAATAAGTTTAGAGTGAATCTAAACTTATTTTTTTTTGTTCCTACATAAAAAGTCTTTACGACAACTCAATTAAAACTAAACCTCAGATAGAAACGAGAGGTTTTTTTATTCAATTAACTTTTAAATGTTCGTGTTTTGTGGATAAACATGTTTTAAAATGACTAAACATGTTTAATAATCTTTGTAAACACATATAAAAGAAAAGAGATGCCGTATAATAAAGCCAAAGTTGTCAATCAGCTTTTAAGTGAAAATGGATTTGAGTGCCGCACTCATGAGTAACTCAAACTGATTAAGTGCAGTACCAAAAAATAAATTAGGCGCAAATTCTTGAAAGGAACGGGGCGAATACGTATCACTGCTAATTGTTAAAGGCGCTATAGAGCCAATTGAAGAGCAACGTTCACCTACAAAAGCAATGACTTCTAAACGATGGTCTACCGCAAGACGGGTGAGTTCAATCAAGCGACGAGTTTCTCCAGAATTGGAAATAACAATAACTAACATTTCGTTTTCAACCGATACACGCAAAAATTCTAAATGGCCATTAGCTGTAGCGCGAAACCCGTATAAATTTAGAAATTCTGCAAAATAATTAGCTAAATTTTGAGAGAAACCAAACCCTAAAATCATAATACGTTTGTCTTTGTAGTTAGTTAATAATTGGGTAAATTGTTGGCTTTCGCTGTCTGAGATGACCTGAAAAGTAGGTGCTGGAGTAGGTTCATTTTGAAAGAAGAAAACTAACTCACTGTATCCAGAAAACCCAATTTTTTTCGACATATTAACAATTGTTGCGGTAGAAACAAAGGACTGTTTTGCGACTTCGCGAATCCCCATTTGTTTTAAGCTTTGTTTATTTTCTTGCATGTAACGCAAAACTTGCGCTTCTGCATTGTTCAATTGATATTTCTCAATGAGCATTTCAATATTCATTTCACAATCACCTTTATATTATTTGATAGGAGCATTATATCATGGAAAAAGAAAAAATTATTCAAGATCCTTGGGCAAGAACAACAACTAGAAATGGGTTAGCAGGCGATGAAGTTATTTCTGCTTTACAAAAATCAATTCGTCGTGGTTACGAAAAAGCCGCATGTGAATTTGCCTATGAAATGTACATTACTTCTCCTCAATATGAAGAAAAATTATGGCGTCGTTTGTTAGCCATTTCTGTAGAAGATATTGGTATGGGAAATCCACAAGCAGCAATTATGGTCAATAATTTTAATCAAATGCGCAAAGAATTTCAATACAATGAATCGGACCGTTTAATGTTTATTATTCATGCAATTCGCTATCTATGTGCATCAGAAAAAGATCGTTCATCCGATTTATTAAAAAATATTGTGATTAAAAGTTTTGCGATGGGCTATGTTCCTGAAATTCCGGACTATGCTTTAGACAAACATACGACCCGTGGATTAGAGATGGGCCGTGATTCGCATCATTTTTTACACGAAGCAAGTAAAGTAATTCCTCAAGCCGAAGTAGACAATGACTATAAAGAACAATACGATGAAATTTTGAAAAAGTATGATCCAACGAAACAGGTGGAAAATGCGTTTCAATTTAATTCGTGGCAAGTCTAAGGTAAGGAGGAGAAAAAATGGGAAATGAATCTATGGTGGATAAACTAAATGGGGTATTAAGTCCCTTAGCAGCAAAATTAGGCAATCAGCGACATTTGAGAGCAATCTCTACAGGGATGATGTTTAGTTTGCCCTTTATCGTGATTGGCTCCTTCTTTTTAATCTTTGCCAATCCGTCAATTAATATGGAGCAATACAATCCTGAAACAGCAAATGTTTTCATGCGCTTTTTAGCAGCCTGGAAAGAATTTGCAGTTGCCAATTATGATTTGATTACTGCACCTTATAATTTAACAATGGGGATTATTGGGTTAATTAGTGCATTTGGAATTGCGTATTCATTAGCCAATGAATACAAATTGAATGCGGCGATGACAGGGATGATTGCGACTGTGGTCTACGCAATGATTTGTACGCCTGTAGTTGAAGGTAAAATCGATTTAAATTATTTAGGAACGAATGGGTTATTTGTTGCCATTAT includes:
- a CDS encoding LTA synthase family protein, which encodes MMFINFLLVGTLTTLAELRCSSTLHGKNKTFIFLQNTVYINLFSLFLLRFILQKNHLFLNETYTITFSLKYVLFAMVIGLVFLFMKYQIYHSAHLKECKKPRTKAERNWLIIDSAMFLIGWFLLIGTDWFHHFFGSIAPEQFMFNFTSPVNGAANELLIDVVDTQILLYVTGAVIFLTFLWAPVNVVNKYRTPLPNGRIRKIGGVIAAFLLFISSIYAISTLRLDEVIHSLTSKSSYIEDNYVAPDSVKLTFPKQKRNLVHIYLESMENSYLDSSLGGNSEENLLPDLTALSQEGMHFSQDELFGGPYQTYGSGWTMAAVVNMTAGLPVKIATDSHAYGKKDYFLPGATTMGDILAEADYQQTLLMGSPANFSGMATYYQTHGNTHLVDYQQAKESNRLPEDYYVWWGFEDQKLFSFAKEELTRLAASQEPFALTMQTIDTHFPNGYVSNETPKLYENQYANVIVHSQKQVTEFVRWMQTQPFYKDTTVVLTGDHLSMDKDYFDNIPADYQRSTFNLILNSATPAKTPQRAYAPFDYFPTILASMGVTIPNNRLGLGTDLTSTTPTLIERDGFKKVNLELAKKSKFYNQELVTP
- a CDS encoding GNAT family N-acetyltransferase; its protein translation is MEITLAPFVEEDSEGLWLLEKIWDETNTPVPLNTEDYETFKKKLADQQLLVAHKGQEVVGSLSYHVIDTIPSRNKQWIFGIAVSPTAQGQGVGRLLIEELFRLARKAGIAKLSLRVMATNPGAITFYKKMGFEQEAHYKKEFWINDTWVDDFQFAYYL
- a CDS encoding 3-deoxy-7-phosphoheptulonate synthase; the encoded protein is MSFKALSQHINLDTVKSISKLTEEEAAKKAARDAELKAVMEGTDDRFLLVIGPCSADNEEAVLEYARRLAKLQEEVKDKIFIVQRVYTNKPRTNGDGYKGLLHQQDPSGEINLVRGMVAVRKMHKRVLTETGLTTADEMLYPENLEFIEDLVSYHAVGARSVEDQQHRFVASGIDHPTGLKNPTSGNINVLFNALYASQQKQELMYNGMEVETSSNPLAHVILRGALKENGSVVPNYHYEDLLKVIEAYKKGNYKNPFIMVDTNHDNSGKKYNEQIRIVQEVLTNRQWNEEIKQYVRGFMIESYLEDGRQEPGEGIFGQSITDPCLGWEKTEKLVRYIAENV
- a CDS encoding MurR/RpiR family transcriptional regulator produces the protein MNIEILIEKYQLTPIEAQVLRYMQENKQRLNQLGIHEVAEHAYASTTIIVDMLEKIGFASYNDLVFSFQNELTPPTPPSFQLVSESEIQQFTHLLTTYKDKRILILGFGFSQNLADYFAESLNSSGFQASAHNSLELVKTAVENETLLIVISNSGEIHHLIELMQTVTERNLEVIAFVNARYSLVSSSARLTISSDSSSIRSFQEFAPSLFFGNTLSQFELLMSETLKSLSN
- a CDS encoding YxeA family protein — translated: MSKLAKSLISFFVLLVVAGGGFFYYMMVPTAYYTQINDKGTEIKGSFDNKEEYVQYEYSQAGYDKEGNEKTLDFMTHPDLGRPFKQDAYLKINVTRFKGENSYEEVQKAEVPQKALEKLDGK
- a CDS encoding MurR/RpiR family transcriptional regulator, whose translation is MNIEMLIEKYQLNNAEAQVLRYMQENKQSLKQMGIREVAKQSFVSTATIVNMSKKIGFSGYSELVFFFQNEPTPAPTFQVISDSESQQFTQLLTNYKDKRIMILGFGFSQNLANYFAEFLNLYGFRATANGHLEFLRVSVENEMLVIVISNSGETRRLIELTRLAVDHRLEVIAFVGERCSSIGSIAPLTISSDTYSPRSFQEFAPNLFFGTALNQFELLMSAALKSIFT